The Nicotiana sylvestris chromosome 6, ASM39365v2, whole genome shotgun sequence genomic sequence GATCCTCAATCGTCAACACTTCATCATCAGACTGAacgattacatccacggcatcaataagagagcaactTGCAAACTCACTTGggcgcctcatagatttctgcacattgaatataATCTCTTCGTCATTGAGCCTCATCTTAAGCTCTCCGGTATCACAATCAATAAGAGCTCTCCCTGTGGCTAAGAATGGTCTTCCTAAGATGATAGGAATTTCTTCATCTACTTTGCAATCCAATATCACAAAGTCAGCAGGGAACACGAACTTCCCCACCTGAATAAGTACATCATCAAGGATCCCAAATGGACGCTTCACAGTCCTGTTAGCCAGCTGCAATAgcatagaggtgggtctagctctcccAATGCCCAACCTCTTGTAAAtgaccaggggcataagattaatgCTGGCCCCTAAATCACAGAGTGATTTCGCAAAAGCAAAGTTTCCAATAGTACATGGAATAGTAAAACTCCCGGGATCTGAGAGCTTTTCAGCAACAGGTCTAGTTACCACTGCACTGCACGTCTGAGTAAGTGTCACCGTAGCCAAGTCTTGGAAGTCAAATTTTCGGGACATTAAGTCTTTCATCATTTTTGTGTATCCAGGCATCTCCTTTAAAGCTTcgatcaatggaatatttacctgaaTTTGCTTGAGCATCTCAAAGAACTTTTTGTATTGCTCCTCTTTTTGGTGTTTAGCCAACCTCTATGGAAATGGTGCAAGAGGTCTTTTCTTCCCAATCACTTGGGACTTTTCTTTCTCAGCTACTATctctactactggctcttcaactGCTTCAGCAACTTTCTCGGTCTCCTGCTGAGTATTCTTTTCTTCCTGAGCAGGCTGGACTGTCACATCTATCAGCCTTATGGATTCATCCAGCTCAATGGGTACTTGAATAAGTGTCTCAGCCTGTATATTGTCACGAACTCTCTCCTGCTCTTCATCGAGATCCCTGCCATTATGGAGACTCaccgccatcagctgcttcgggccCTAATCTTTAGGATTGATTTGGGTATCTGCAGGTAGCGTTCCTTGAGGACGATTATTCAGAGACATTGAAATTTGGCccatctgcacttcaatatttttgatagatgcgtcatgtgcatctactctctcATTTATCTTCGCAgtggacccaataacctgctgcatcattgcttccagtctagcaaacccatcgtCCTGTCTTCCACTATGCTGCTGCTGAGGCGGGTGGTACCCCTGCTGCTGATTGTTATACCCCTGGGATCTAGGATACGGAGCCATGTTGTTggggggtctcatacctcccatgtttccagCGTTATATTGTGGCGGAGGTGGTCTGTACTGTTTTTGAGTTTGCTGACCCCAGTTATGATTTCCCTGTCTCTGACCCCCATAGTTAGCTACATAGTTCATATCTTCAGGGTGCTGATGATGATGATCAAGCTCTGTATTCCAAGGATTACCAACTGgttgactaatgcaagatgtgcacaagcccccattggtagtgtctactatgtgtacctgctgcttctgtCCTGATTTCTCCACCTTTTTGGTGGGGATGCTCATTTGTGTCAGGAGGGTcgccatattttcagccatagtGTTTGAAGGATCAAGGGGCACTGAGTGTACTACTGGAGTGATGGGTGCATTCCTGgatgtccatcccgaattctgtgCCATTTTATCAAGTAAACTCTGACCTTCTCTCCATGTCTTGCTCAAGAATGccccaccagctgaagcatccacAATATTCTTCAACCCATCTGACAGTCCCATATAAAATCGTTGTCCCAACATCTGTTCTGGAATACCATGATGTGGACACATAACCAACATTCCTTTGAACATGCTccatgtttcatgcagtgtctccattggtttctGCTTGAAGCTCAcgatctcatcaatttgttgggtagttttgttgggtggatgaaacttGTTATGAAACTTCTTGACTAACTCATCCCACGTTGCTATAGaatttatggggagtgagtttagccaaacCTGTGCAGCTCCTGTCATCGATAATGGGAACAATAATAACCTGATAGCCTCTGGAGTGACATTGGGCTGCCTTTGGGTCTTGCAGATCGacaggaagttcttcaagtgttGCTGAGGATCTTCAAGTTGTGTCCCAGAAAagagtcccttgttttgcaataAGTGCAGCATATTATTTGTGATCTGGAACGACTCAGCTTGTATTGCAGGCACAACTATGGCAGTAGCTAATTTGTCAGCTGTGGGCTGTGCCCAGTCATACAGTGCACCAGAGGTGCTGCGTCTCTTGACATTCAAGTTGACTTGCTCATACCTGCCGTTTCCGTTAGGGTTGATTGCGTCTCCCATGTCAGTTTCGAATTTGTCTGTTTGTTGAGGTGGTTGAAGTCTTCTGTTGGCACGGTTAAATGCCCTGAATATTTTCTTAGGGTCTGCGAGTCCTTCAAGTAATTCTCCAGTCCTCGTagagtttctaggcatacacctgtgcaaccaagtcaacaaccGTAAAAAATTTCAATCAAAAATTGGGTGTAGAGAAACTGCCTACGcgaagaatttttgtatttctagcaatggtaattgataattccgttaattccccggcaacggcgccaaaatttgatcacgctcaactatgccttataaaaaggacaatgcggacgttgcaaatataacctgagtattctgcccagagtcgaatccacagagaattaacctatcaatcactatctttagaactactaaactcttgagagccaatttccccaaacgtttgaatcacagttgatggtgtcttcaataactaaaattgcacgtaaataaacagctgtaaactagggatgctaaggttgtaaacaatggtgagaaaaagctaaggtaaagatttcccctattgatggaatcccttctgtttatgcgtcatacaaatttaccaacacacctctatcaataatgaacacttttcttaccgtaaatctctctcgagtaatcacagtaatatactattgcactctcccgagatacactagctagctttaattaacacaattcacttaagattgcacccaaggcttcgttatccctaatcccgcctttaaacccgcagttatagatccctcttatactttgggagtggtgttgctcaacaataacctaaatatgcactctctcccgagttatgcacactaaataggcacagctaattgaggatcctgtcaattaactacaacaagaacatagttgaataaataaagattgaaactagcaatttgtatttacataaacaagaagttcatcccccaataggttccatcaaaaccttagacaaggGATTTAGCTattcataactatgggtaaacaagaTAAGATAATATTCATCATAAAAAACTAgcaataaaaatcaaagaaaagaagaaagatgttttgggtgatctctcacaattatttttcttgccaagatactctaaaattcaatacatgcctctcttgggcgaagtctagtgtttaaaatagggttttgggctgaaaatcccgtgttttacactttagtccctgaacttcccgcctcctgccgcggttctgccgcggtagCACCGCGGCCAAACATGGCCTCTGATCTTCCTTCTATCCGCGAACATCCTtcaccgcggttctaccgcggtcgcggtggaaccgcggtagACTCAGTTTTCTGATTCTTCAGCCTGTTTTGCGTGGTTCACTTGGGATATTTCATGGTTGGcctttctttcttcatttttttcactcCAAAAGTGCTCCCTAGCCTTCCgtagtcatatataacctgcaaatcaTTAAAAGCACTAATAAGTgtattttgttatcacttttattatcAAAACTATGCAAGAAGGCAGTTATTTAGGGTCTGAATaaagttaaattcacctattatcaacaccccacacttaaacctttgctcATCCTCGAGCAAGCTAAACCACACTTCTAGGCCTAACCATTTGACGCATTACCCCATGTATGTCACACCTTCCATTTTGACAGAACAGCCTAAGAAATGTGCCGGTCACACCCCAGTTGCAGACTCTACTGCCATGACACACTTGCGCTCCTTCTAGTTACTCTAACAGAGGTGAAGACTTACTTTTTCTTCCTGAGTCACATTCCCTCACATTAAAAAATCTGAGAGCAGTTCCAAACGCATAAAATTTAAACACAAGGAATCGAAGATAtcaagaattcactcactctcagaaataacattcatattccacaaaagatgcaccataagcttgcccgtagtgtactactctactaatggagctcattcaatctaggatcaattaggactttatttggttgtaatgtaggctgagggacgggtaggatacatttagatataagagtgactacaactCCCTTATCACTTTAATActtatactttaacattcaaaccacatacttatgtcaagccaaactccaccttcacatcaatatacatcaactcctaaattatttaagcacaattatatcaaaagtcaccactatcaaagaatattgtttttttttcaattcaagtggctcttgcttTTCAAATCAATGcaccctttctccttatttcattagttccactcaaaagccaaaccaaccaccccacactttaacttttagaaagttcataaataattcaagtgctcatgagaggttataatggttcaaatagatggttaattcaaacaaataggtaaggcttgtaatgtggttgccaaagaaatgagattataggctcaaaggggttactacgatacataacaattaggtgggtaaaatatacatatctggctcaacaaagaaatgcctatatcacttctaagactgaacaaactactatttcgctttacAAACAcaccgggcaagttctaggcaccaaatgcaatgcacagaataccacaaacctcacacacacacatCATGTAACTCATTCTGAATCAGTTTATCAACACACTCATACAAGCGTTCGAGCAAGGCAAGATGTGCAATATTAAGGCATAGATTTATAAGTCCACAACTGAGCCCAGACTTCACACTCTCAAGTTCGTTTTAGTTGTTTGCAGGTGTGTACATCACAGGTAGAATTCTAGCCTTTATCTATCTCAGTTCTAACTACAAACGGaaaatctacctaacccggttcaagcaaaacccttggaaaagaaccgtggccaaaagaaaaaccaagggagacttgctacactacctaaaaagaaaaagaaaaagaaataaataacaaaatttttatggactacttccctcaagagtactgtccaagtggtccgtcctcaggaagagtccctttttttttatatatacgacttggaccctcaagagacccgtcgacAAATGTACGTCGTTGGGTCAAATCAGAATCCTCATATAAGAAGAGTTACTTATATACAACAACATCAATTTCATGCTACAATACACACAATGCCTATGTACAGTACACATATAACTAgagcaagtctcccaccccacacttaaaaataaTGGCATGTCCTCATGTCATATCAAGAAAGTAAAAagcagaagggtaagaagacttccctgAGACTCAATCAGAGTTGGAGACGGTGTTGGGGTCCATATGGCAAGCTCTCCCCAAAGCACGGAACCAGGCCATGAACTTGTTCTCAGACCGGGCCTGCTTCTGAGACATTGCATCCATTCGTGTGTGTAGGCCATCCACTGAGGCGCGGAGATCCGCGACCTCTTCCTCCATGGAACGCAACATAGGCATGGTAGACTGAGATCTAGCGAAGCCTGCCCCAGTATGGGGGCGCCGAGAGGGTCCCGCACTGTCAGTCGATCTCCTGTACGGTGCACTCGAAAATGGGTCAGCATCCTCATCATCTATCACAATTGTTGCACGTGTACCCCTGCCCACTCTGATGCGTGAAGCTCGGAATGGTGCCTCAGGTGCCAACTCTCCATCGGCAGGACCTGTGGGGACCCCCCTCCGCAAGCATAGTGCAGTCACCAAGGAAGGGAAGTAAAACCCCTTTGACAGCAGCGGTCCCCGCAGGACCATTTCGTCACTAATTACCCGGGCTGCATCAAAGTCCTTCTTCGTCACGAAGCACCATGTCAATAATGCTCTGTTGAGTTCACATCAGTGGTGTTGCTGGAGGGCATGAACCGGCTGCAGATGATAGTCAACCAACACTTAGccaaatgcatgaaagaattAGAATTCAGGGTGCTTTGGTCTTTGATCCAGGTGGGGTGCCCCCAGCACAAAGTACATCCGTCATAGCCTCCCACGTGACACCTGGTCTGTCATGGTAGAAATCAATGTCGCCCgtgaactggggcagctgcaaTACCTATTGGACAGTCACAATAGAGGCATCCAGCACTATGCCTCGCACAATCACCTCCCGCAGCATATGTGCAGGGCAGTTCGCGTAAAACTCCCTAACAATCATCCGGTTCACCGGGCCGGGCGGATCAAAGAGGAATTCCATTTCCCTCCTCCGAATTTCTTCATACATGTCCTCCTGTTCCACGCGGAGGGCTGCCCGATCAATTTGAATCTCGTGAATGAAGTTCTTTCCAGCCTTCGCATTAAAATCGTCCTCAGCTCGTTCCGATTCAAACCGGGACTCGTCAAATGTCGGCTGGAGGGATGTGCCCGCCCCTCTCCTTTGCCTTTTACGTTCCATAGTACCTGCAGGGAGTCaggaaaaaaaaatcaacttCATCCTAATTAGTGCCAGTCAGATGGGTACGCAGACATCGCCACTGTATGGCACAAAAACAATGCCCCCATATAATTCTTCATGACAACTAGCCGCACAAGCGGGGTGGTGAAGGTCATAACCTCCATAGGCCTCACAACAGAACTACTTACCACATTCTGCCAacaccaccccacacttactcCTGTGCATATCTTTCCAAACATAAACAACACCCCCTATCATCGAGTACAACACTCCACAATTAGGGGTGTGTAGAACCCGCCCCGCAATATCACAACAACTCCAAAATTGTGGCCCACATGGTGCCTAACAACAACTATTCCCAAAAGATTAGATTTTTAGACCAAAACATCACAAATACCATGAACGCCCAAGCACCTTAACACCAACCAAGTTCACAACATTATCATACAACAACGAAAATCAAGAACAAAGCGAAAATTGACAAAAATTATACGAAGCCTACCTAGGTTGAAACTAAGTAAAAGTATTCTAGATTACACAAAAATAGAAGATTAActagagagagaaaaataaatacTTACTAGTGTGGTTGAGTAGAAGTGGGTGATGAAGGTGGATGGCAAGGGAGTGTGATAATGGGGTTTTGGGAGGAGAAGAGTGGAAAAGAGAAGATAGAGAGAAGATAGAGAAGAAGAGAATGAGAAAAGAAAGGGGGGTTGTGTTTTATTGTGATGGGCATATGGGGGGATTAGTGGTAGGTGGGGGTGGGGTATTTTGggtaaaagggaaagaaaaaaaaaatcagaccTGGACCCGATCTGTGTCTgtcgcggttctaccgcgatcaCGGTGGAAATACGGTAGACCAAGTTCAGAGGGTCGTActtgccgcggttctaccgcgaccgCAGTGGAAACGCGATGACCTGGGTTCAGAGAGGGGTCAGTACCGCGGTTTGACCATGTTCGCGGTGGAACTGCGGTCTGACCGCGTCTCTGATTCTGACGTCTTTTTTTTATGTTATACTTACAACAATTTCGTGAGTTGCCTCCCACggagcgcctgatttaacgtcgcggcacgacgcaggatgagcgcatttaaggctcgctcgacctctgtggTTCAGTCAGGTGTAGTTCAGACCCTTCCTTAAGCTCGCTCATACCCACATACAACTTCAATCTCTGACCATTGGCTCTAAATGTACGAGAGTCATTCTCAGTGGCAACTTCAACCGCTCCTGACGGGAAAACTTCAACTACTCGAAATGGTCCCGACCATCGTGACTTTAGCTTGCTCGGGAACAACCTTAGTCTTGAGTTGTATAGCAATACCATGTCCCCAGGTTTGAAATTTTGCTCAACAATGTTTTGATCGTGTAGTttcttcattctctctttgtacaGCCTTGTATTCTCAAAAGCAAGATACCTGAATTCCTCGAGCTCAAGCAATTCTATGACTCTTGATGTGCCCGCAGCTTCCATATCTAAGTTTAGTTGCTTCAGTGCCCACCACGCTTTATGCTCAAGTTCTACAGGTAGGTGACAGGCCTTCCCAAACactaacttgtatggtgacataccaattggtgtctTGAAAGCTGTTATGtaagcccagagtgcatcatctagcttccttgccCAATTAGTTCTTGTGGCGTTTACAGTTTTCGTTAAcacactcttgatttccctgttggatacCTCAACCTGTCCACTAGTCTGCGGGTGGTAAGGAGTAGCTaccttgtggcgcacatcgtatttcataagcaacttctcgaaggctctattgcagaagtgagtgcctccgtcgCTAATAATCGCCCGTGGTGTCCCAaagcgggtgaatatgttcttctttagaaatctcACCACCACTTTCGCATCATTTGTGGGTAATGCTACAGCTTCCACCCACTTGGACACATAGTCCACAGCAACAAGGATGTATTTATTGccataggagctgacgaagggacccatgaaatcaatccccCAGACGTCGAACACTTCTATCtgctgaattgggttcatgggcatttTGTGGCGccgggaaatgttcccggtgcGTTGACATTCATTACAATCCTTCACCCATGAGTGCGCATCTTTAAACACAGTCGGCCAGAAAAATCCGGCCTCTAGCACCTTCGCTGCTGTCCTGatccctccaaagtgtccaccataagccgatgcatgacaagcctgcaaaatagaagattgttctatctcggagaCACATCTTTGGATCATGTTATCCAGGCATATTCTAAAGAGATAGGGCTCACCCCAATAGTACAAGCGTCTTTCACGAAAAAATCATTTCCTCTGGACCGATGAAAGGTCGTGAGGGACTATACCACTGGCTAGGTAATTGGCCAAGTCcgcataccatggcacttcctgATGAGTGGTGGCGAGCAGTTGCTCGTCTAGAAAAGTTTCCAGAATTTCCTCAACTTCAATTGCATTTTCAGATCCTCAAGTCGTGATAGGTGATCAGCGACTTGATTCTTAGTGCCCTTGCGGTTACGTatttcaagatcaaactcttgcagaagcagcacccaacgaatcaggcgtggcttagagtctttcttttctattaagtatctgagagcagcatggtcagtgtatacaattacctttGATCCTATCAGGTAGGACCGGAACTTGTCGAATGCGAACACCATAGCTAGCATCTCCTTTTTAGTCACCGTATAGTTCAACTGGGCTCCACTTAGCGttttactagcatagtagattgggtgcatcAATTTATCTTTTCGCTGGCCCAGCACTTcccccactgcgtagtcactagcgtcacacattagttcgaacggttgctcccagttgggggcaacaatgatgggtgctgtGACCAGCCTCTACTTCATCTCCTCAAACgataccctgcaatcatcagaaaatacAAACGGGTGATCTTTCTCTAATAACTTACAGAGAGGATTGGCGATtttggagaagtcttttatgaaccgcCGGTAGAAACCAGCATGTCCAAGGAAACTCCTGATTGCTTTGACCGAAGTTGGTGGAGGCAACTTTGCTATTACATCAACCTTTGCTCGATctacctctattcccttgcttgacacccgacgccccaagactatgccttcttgtaccatgaaatggcacttttcccaattcaGCACCAGATTAGTCTCGATGCACCTTTTCAGCACACGCGTCAGATTCACCAGGCACTAATCAAATGAATTCCCCACCAcagagaagtcatccatgaacacctccattatatcctcaaccatgtcagtgaatatggccatcatgcaccgttggaatgtggcgggtgcattgcataggccaaagggcatcctcctaAAGGCATAGATGCCATAAGGGCATGTGAAGGAGGTTTTCTCTCGATCCTCAGGTGCAATggaaatttgattgtaccctgagtacccgtCCAGAAAACAAAAGTGTGACCTCTCTGCTAATCTATCCAGCatttgatcaatgaagggaagtgggaagtggtctttccgggtggctagattcaactttcgataatccatgcaaattctccagcctgtgacggtTCTCGTTGAGATTAGTTCACTGTTTTCATTCTTCacaaccgtcatgccacccttcttaggcacacattgaactgggctaacctagctgctgtcagagattgggaaaataattcccGCATCTAGCCACTTTATCACTTCCTTCTTCACCACCTCCTTCATATTCGGGTTCAGCCTCCTctgatgttccctggaaggtttgtgcccctcttccagcagaatcttATGCATGCAGTACGCGGGGCTGATCCCCTTGATGTCtgtcatggtccacccaatggcagtttTGCACTCCTTCAATACCTGTAGAAGCTGTTggacctgcacatctaacaaaccagatgagataataacaggtagagTGGAGTTAGgtccaagaaattcatacctgaggtggccTGGCAGTGGCTTTAGTTCCAGCTTCGGTAgttcttcaatggatggcttagctggaggagtcTCCCTCTTTTCTAAGTGTAGGGGCTCAAACTCTAGATTTCTTTCCCAAAACCCTCTACCTTCTAATGTCAACACCCATTCTGCCAAGTCCTCACCGTTCACTTCCTCCAAATTCGTCAAACATGCAGCGAGGGGATCCTCAATCGTCAACACTTCATCATCAGACTGAacgattacatccacggcatcaataagagagcaactTGCAAACTCACTTGggcgcctcatagatttctgcacattgaatataATCTCTTCGTCATTGAGCCTCATCTTAAGCTCTCCGGTATCACAATCAATAAGAGCTCTCCCTGTGGCTAAGAATGGTCTTCCTAAGATGATAGGAATTTCTTCATCTACTTTGCAATCCAATATCACAAAGTCAGCAGGGAACACGAACTTCCCCACCTGAATAAGTACATCATCAAGGATCCCAAATGGACGCTTCACAGTCCTGTTAGCCAGCTGCAATAgcatagaggtgggtctagctctcccAATGCCCAACCTCTTGTAAAtgaccaggggcataagattaatgCTGGCCCCTAAATCACAGAGTGATTTCGCAAAAGCAAAGTTTCCAATAGTACATGGAATAGTAAAACTCCCGGGATCTGAGAGCTTTTCAGCAACAGGTCTAGTTACCACTGCACTGCACGTCTGAGTAAGTGTCACCGTAGCCAAGTCTTGGAAGTCAAATTTCCGGGACATTAAGTCTTTCATCATTTTTGTGTATCCAGGCATCTCCTTTAAAGCTTcgatcaatggaatatttacctgaaTTTGCTTGAGCATCTCAAAGAACTTTTTGTATTGCTCCTCCTTTTGGTGTTTAGCCAACCTCTGTGGAAATGGTGCAAGAGGTCTTTTCTTCCCAATCACTTGGGACTTTTCTTTCTCAGCTACTATctctactactggctcttcaactGCTTCAGCAACTTTCTCGGTCTCCTGCTGAGTATTCTTTTCTTCCTGAGCAGGCTGGACTATCACATCTGTCAGCCTTATGGATTCATCCAGCTCAATGGGTACTTGAATAAGTGTCTCAGCCTGTATATTGTCACGAACTCTCTCCTGCTCTTCATCGAGATCCCTGCCATTATGGAGACTCaccgccatcagctgcttcgggccCTAATCTTTAGGATTGATTTGGGTATCTGCAGGTAGCGTTCCTTGAGGACGATTATTCAGAGACATTGAAATTTGGCCCACctgcacttcaatatttttgatagatgcgtcatgtgcatctactctctcATTTATCTTCGCAgtggacccaataacctgctgcatcattgcttccagtctagcaaacccatcgtCCTGTCTTCCACTATGCTGCTGCTGAGGCGGGTGGTACCCCTGCTGCTGATTGTTATACCCCTGGGATCTAGGATACGGAGCCATGTTGTTggggggtctcatacctcccatgtttccagCGTTATATTGTGGCGGAGGTGGTCTGTACTGTTTTTGAGTTTGCTGACCCCAGTTATGATTTCCCTGTCTCTGACCCCCATAGTTAGCTACATAGTTCATATCTTCAGGGTGCTGATGATGATGATCAAGCTCTGTATTCCAAGGATTACCAACTGgttgactaatgcaagatgtgcacaagcccccattggtagtgtctactatgtgtacctgctgcttctgtCCTGATTTCTCCACCTTTTTGGTGGGGATGCTCATTTGTGTCAGGAGGGTcgccatattttcagccatagtGTTTGAAGGATCAAGGGGCACTGAGTGTACTACTGGAGTGATGGGTGCATTCCTGgatgtccatcccgaattctgtgCCATTTTATCAAGTAAACTCTGACCTTCTCTCCATGTCTTGCTCAAGAATGccccaccagctgaagcatccacAATATTCTTCAACCCATCTGACAGTCCCATATAAAATCGTTGTCCCAACATCTGTTCTGGAATACCATGATGTGGACACATAACCAACATTCCTTTGAACCTGCTccatgtttcatgcagtgtctccattggtttctGCTTGAAGCTCAcgatctcatcaatttgttgggcagttttgttgggtggatgaaacttGTTATGAAACTgcttgactaactcatcccaCGTTGCTATAGaatttatggggagtgagtttagccaaacCTGTGCAGCTCCTGTCATCGATAATGGGAACAATAATAACCTGATAGCCTCTGGAGTGACATTGGGCTGCCTTTGGGTCTTGCAGATCGacaggaagttcttcaagtgttGCTGAGGATCTTCAAGTTGTGTCCCAGAAAagagtcccttgttttgcaataAGTGCAGCATATTATTTGTGATCTGGAACGACTCAGCTTGTATTGCAGGCACAACTATGGCAGTAGCTAATTTGTCAGCTGTGGGCTGTGCCCAGTCATACAGTGCACCAGAGGTGCTGCGTCTCTTGACATTCAAGTTGACTTGCTCATACCTGCCGTTTCCGTTAGGGTTGATTGCGTCTCCCATGTCAGTTTCGAATTTGTCTGTTTGTTGAGGTGGTTGAAGTCTTCTGTTGGCACGGTTAAATGCCCTGAATATTTTCTCAGGGTCTGCGAGTCCTTCAAGTAATTCTCCAGTCCTCGTagagtttctaggcatacacctgtgcaaccaagtcaacaaccGTAAAAAATTTCAATCAAAAATTGGGTGTAGAGAAACTGCCTACGcgaagaatttttgtatttctagcaatggtaattgataattccgttaattccccggcaacggcgccaaaatttgatcacgctcaactatgccttataaaaaggacaatgcggacgttgcaaatataacctgagtattctgcccagagtcgaatccacagagaattaacctatcaatcactatctttagaactactaaactcttgagagccaatttccccaaacgtttgaatcacagttgatggtgtcttcaataactaaaattgcacgtaaataaacagc encodes the following:
- the LOC138871460 gene encoding uncharacterized protein, which gives rise to MPRNSTRTGELLEGLADPKKIFRAFNRANRRLQPPQQTDKFETDMGDAINPNGNGRYEQVNLNVKRRSTSGALYDWAQPTADKLATAIVVPAIQAESFQITNNMLHLLQNKGLFSGTQLEDPQQHLKNFLSICKTQRQPNVTPEAIRLLLFPLSMTGAAQVWLNSLPINSIATWDELVKKFHNKFHPPNKTTQQIDEIVSFKQKPMETLHETWSMFKGMLVMCPHHGIPEQMLGQRFYMGLSDGLKNIVDASAGGAFLSKTWREGQSLLDKMAQNSGWTSRNAPITPVVHSVPLDPSNTMAENMATLLTQMSIPTKKVEKSGQKQQVHIVDTTNGGLCTSCISQPVGNPWNTELDHHHQHPEDMNYVANYGGQRQGNHNWGQQTQKQYRPPPPQYNAGNMGGMRPPNNMAPYPRSQGYNNQQQGYHPPQQQHSGRQDDGFARLEAMMQQVIGSTAKINERVDAHDASIKNIEVQMGQISMSLNNRPQGTLPADTQINPKD
- the LOC138871459 gene encoding uncharacterized protein, whose translation is MLKQIQVNIPLIEALKEMPGYTKMMKDLMSRKFDFQDLATVTLTQTCSAVVTRPVAEKLSDPGSFTIPCTIGNFAFAKSLCDLGASINLMPLVIYKRLGIGRARPTSMLLQLANRTVKRPFGILDDVLIQVGKFVFPADFVILDCKVDEEIPIILGRPFLATGRALIDCDTGELKMRLNDEEIIFNVQKSMRRPSEFASCSLIDAVDVIVQSDDEVLTIEDPLAACLTNLEEVNGEDLAEWVLTLEGRGFWERNLEFEPLHLEKRETPPGKPSIEELPKLELKPLPGHLRYEFLGPNSTLPVIISSGLLDVQVQ
- the LOC138871462 gene encoding uncharacterized protein, with protein sequence MPRNSTRTGELLEGLADPEKIFRAFNRANRRLQPPQQTDKFETDMGDAINPNGNGRYEQVNLNVKRRSTSGALYDWAQPTADKLATAIVVPAIQAESFQITNNMLHLLQNKGLFSGTQLEDPQQHLKNFLSICKTQRQPNVTPEAIRLLLFPLSMTGAAQVWLNSLPINSIATWDELVKQFHNKFHPPNKTAQQIDEIVSFKQKPMETLHETWSRFKGMLVMCPHHGIPEQMLGQRFYMGLSDGLKNIVDASAGGAFLSKTWREGQSLLDKMAQNSGWTSRNAPITPVVHSVPLDPSNTMAENMATLLTQMSIPTKKVEKSGQKQQVHIVDTTNGGLCTSCISQPVGNPWNTELDHHHQHPEDMNYVANYGGQRQGNHNWGQQTQKQYRPPPPQYNAGNMGGMRPPNNMAPYPRSQGYNNQQQGYHPPQQQHSGRQDDGFARLEAMMQQVIGSTAKINERVDAHDASIKNIEVQVGQISMSLNNRPQGTLPADTQINPKD